CCGGAACTCGTAGCAGCGCGCGTTGCCCGAAGCTACGAGCTCACACCGCGCGAAGAGAACCTCCTTGAGCAGCTCCTCCGCGGCAAAAGCGTTCCAGGCATTGCTCGAGACCTGTCTCTCTCCGTTAACACCGTGCGCTCCCACGTTGCCCACATCTATCAGAAGACCGGCGTCCACAGCAAAGACGAGCTCCTAGTTCTTGCAGCTCAAACAGCCTCATCCAATCTTGGTGAGACACGTCATCGCTAAATTCACCAGCACAGCATGCTGCCCTGAGACGCTGCGAAGGAGATGCTGTCACTCGTACGCGGCAGCGCGCCGCATCACCTTCGTGATTCGTAAGGAGAGAACAGCCATGACCAGTTCCCACATCGAACGCATGAGCCGCAGAACGTTCGCCAAGGGCGCAGGGGCCCTAGCGGCAGCAGGAGCCATTGGTGCAGCCACCCTGACCATCTCTCAACCCGCCATTGCCTCCGAGGCTTCCGAGGCCTCTGATGCCAAGTCTTCCTCTCCGGCGGCCGCCGACTCCACTGAGACCTGTGACATCGTCGTCATCGGCGCGGGAGCCGCCGGCCTTGCCGCCTGCGTCGAAGCCGCCGAGCTCGGCGCCAGCGTTATCTGCGTCGAAAGCCAGGCGACATCCGGTGGCAACGTCAAGGGCGTCGAGGGGTGCTTCGGCATCGGTTCGAGCATGCAGAGCAAGCAAGGCATTGAGATTGACCCTGGAGCCACGATTCGCTCGGAGCTCGAGGCGTCTCAGCTGCGCGCCAGCGGCCCCGGGTACGTCGACATGGTGCACGCCTCAGGCGCGAACATCGACTGGATGCTCGAAAACGGCGTCACGTTCAGCGACGTTGATGCCGCTATGGGCACGCTCAAGGTGTTTCATCGCTTCGCAAGCGGCACTGGTCAGAGCGACTACGTGGAGCCGATGACCTTCAAAGCCGAGGAGCTCGGCGTCACATTCCTGTATGAGACAGCCGCCACATCGCTTGTTCAGGACGCCTCGGGAAAGGTGAGCGGCGTTCTTGCCGAAGGTCCCGACGGCATCGTGCAGATTGATGCAAAAGCCGTCATCCTCGCCACCGGAGGCTTCGCCGACAACGACGAGATGATGGCGGAGTTTTGCCTCACAGACAACAAAATCTCGCGTGGCGGGTTCCCCGGCCATGACGGCTCGGGGCACAAAATGGCCATCGCCGCCGGTGCTCGTAGCTACCTATCCAACGCTGCCTTTCTCGCTGCCCACATCGTCAAGGGGCTGCCCGGCTATTACCAGAACGGCAAGTGGAGCTTTGTCATCGGCGTCAACGCCCCGTATGCGGTGTGGGTAAACGAGAAGGGTGAGCGATTCATCAACGAGGACTGCTCCGCCGCGAACATCATGCTCATGGCAGTGCCATCCTTCCGCAACAAGAGCACTCACGTCATCATGGACGCAGCCATGGTCGAGACCTTCATGGCAGGCGACGCCGAAGCCCAAAAGCAGCTCGATGACGGCCTTGCCTCCGGCGAGATCGTCAAAGCCGACACCATCGAAGAGCTCGCCGAAGCCATGGGCGTCGACGCTGACACCCTGTGCTCGACAATCAAAGAGTACAACGGCTTTGCTGAGATTGGTTCCGACCATAACTACGGCAAGGCGCCAGAATCCCTGCAGGCAATCGAACAAGCCCCATTCTACGGCATCCACGTCATCACCGAAATCAACGCGAGCGTGGGGTCCATTTACACTGACCGGACATTCCACGCGATTGATGAAGAGGGACAGCCTATCGCCGGGCTGTACGTTGTCGGCGTGGAGGGCGCCATGCTTTGGAGCAACATCTACACGATTAACGTCTCCGGAGGCTGCAACGCCAATAACGTCTACTCCGGGCGCACCGCCGCTCAGGATGCCGTGAGCACCTACCTGGCATAAGAAGGCAGGCCTGGCGGACGGCGCGCACTCGTCCACCGACCAAGACGAAGTAAGCCCTGCCCGCCGACAAACAATGCGGCCTCGCATCAGGGGAGCGCGTGACACTTTGGCCGGCCAATGGACAATCTCCGTTGGCCGGCCGCTTGCCCGGGATCGCTAATCTCCTGCGGGGAGGCCCGCGTCACTGGTGGGAGGCTGCTTCTTCTTGAGTGGGAACGTCTCGCTGACCGTAATGGCGGCGAAGATGAGGACGAAGCCCAGCAGCAGTCGCGGCGTGACCTGCTCGCCGTAGAGCAGCACCGAGAAAATCACGCCAAAGACCGACTCGAGGCTCAGCAGCAGCGAGGTCTGGGTCGGCGGCACGTGAGCCAGCGCCAGGTTCTGCGCGCCAAACGCGAAGATCGACGCGAACAGGATGAGAAACGCCATCTGCGCGACGACAGCCGGCGAGAAAACAGACAGGGTCGGCGCCGTCTCGGT
This genomic interval from Coriobacteriia bacterium contains the following:
- a CDS encoding FAD-dependent oxidoreductase, translating into MTSSHIERMSRRTFAKGAGALAAAGAIGAATLTISQPAIASEASEASDAKSSSPAAADSTETCDIVVIGAGAAGLAACVEAAELGASVICVESQATSGGNVKGVEGCFGIGSSMQSKQGIEIDPGATIRSELEASQLRASGPGYVDMVHASGANIDWMLENGVTFSDVDAAMGTLKVFHRFASGTGQSDYVEPMTFKAEELGVTFLYETAATSLVQDASGKVSGVLAEGPDGIVQIDAKAVILATGGFADNDEMMAEFCLTDNKISRGGFPGHDGSGHKMAIAAGARSYLSNAAFLAAHIVKGLPGYYQNGKWSFVIGVNAPYAVWVNEKGERFINEDCSAANIMLMAVPSFRNKSTHVIMDAAMVETFMAGDAEAQKQLDDGLASGEIVKADTIEELAEAMGVDADTLCSTIKEYNGFAEIGSDHNYGKAPESLQAIEQAPFYGIHVITEINASVGSIYTDRTFHAIDEEGQPIAGLYVVGVEGAMLWSNIYTINVSGGCNANNVYSGRTAAQDAVSTYLA